Proteins encoded in a region of the Cataglyphis hispanica isolate Lineage 1 chromosome 14, ULB_Chis1_1.0, whole genome shotgun sequence genome:
- the LOC126854440 gene encoding AT-rich interactive domain-containing protein 2 isoform X6 — protein sequence MAKILNKDPVTYEKERENFLKDLRHFHETRGTLFKKTPKINGKDIDLYLLYVVVTAHGGWIKVNTRNEWASLCEQFHLPSGCINSGVGLKQIYLRYLDRYEKVHFLGEDGQQADDDDEDSRHRKWSARALHSVPLTYNHHQHNIAESLRDYNGLSADLYKPSNYDKLALSLLSPLPNEQDFAINVCTLLSNEGKHTLRLDKYPRLVNILLAHAGVFDSPGTRQLFIEVYSRVRNYSINSFWSDVLDSQDVIDLTNERTFMKKPLTSLPTFSRRKTLEKEKESKQQDVAASTTENEETTTLIDIDGILPDCSRLDLLTSDESLRDQNQNSIKFEEEDKDLFCVGRTLGTQDPYGQRVLQIASILRNLSFTPENAVVLGRNRCFLRFVLLCVRARWSNLHQLGFDVLGNIANEIILKEAGERITNVVLSCVAMGIESQDRFIVISCLEVLNKISQQDINEEIVTFGLADNVYELICRFLALSDIALLVYTLECLYALTSLGERPCTSVARVRGAIDTLVALVTVEAQSYGPKACILMRVVETVSTVAAQQNIAAQGAAPVTPATPAATTTSVSTPSTPATVTATVTASPASPASSRPTTPAATSTKSTTHKAVETANAIQQQNAHQQIIQENEQFALNWVRATFELAPGTRIEQEELYKKYLGCCTKIGRRGVIAPLHFPRCVRSVFGSIVGPNPLKGENTGTQYYEGIRVRASPTPITYPSQTTAAVATNTLPIPAVNTTPVKVSVSHPHLSQALLASGSQTPQQQQQPQPQQQSQSVQVVVKEDNRSGTTSSSIIKSLLATKVTISSDCMPSTAATCVSTPTACVTNTTASIASSISANQLITSNQVAQRQQQQRLLQQQMTGVMQPAAPAATPATILPKTPLNAKQKSALAPIPAKKIQRLNGAKFVVTNNCEKTEVNDNDNANQIVTSTITSTTTMMINSTENHISSSPAKVCRPPLTTTVVTVATATSNKINQRTTYTSIAEDSDSTNNSLASSSGIGGSRDCSGVGVEEENMLTSFEGILLNGAPASNNNMDIDAQEDGSSKDSSSVSSKDKPLQSMMLVDLLERKVDKEPILNGVLGKNSINEKEMDLVENHIKKVLKESPTEMKLKTEMEGGNIIQNVIQNEASEDTLIEAPRGIKRSASESDELDIKKPKYSNGTMSPDPAVDSTTAESTVSSIKSEEQDDDKDSEKATVSSTAANLYAALAADCIEDETDLEEQVNVNKDTIKETTAATIAAPLPPPPLHVKTDTTPTILVKEDPPTLHIKEEPHIFINQITQAPQPQPSLPHQQQQQLIVTAPRQIVVQQTIPNNQVIIPTASVKGRPPPSQPQVLLQQSAGGQLQYVVSGGVPGQNYVLAQPQTALVQGQAQTVLVAQTTQQQGTGTKTIIILQPQAAAQPTPQKMVAVTPQGQQVVVTQVPRPILQSPALGNIPPPLVPTSATIPQASIIVNSSVAQANPNTVTVTIPAMAQQTPVSTSVPSRVVTPTPASTPPPTRPTTPHQAAATHGISAVKPPVVTKVVKTVSSSTSTEPESKPSTSQQPASQTLSQSSQENKTITIKIDPNAYLCEWRGCLRQFKTPHEVYLHVCEAHCPTGGEEILCLWASCDALKRRRFSLMTHLYDRHCNADTMSIRRKQLTVTGKTEVSTSTPPTPHHPGYAPNAAFHAIKRHALEFVNPKELMQQRPSKPAAATSTSSSSPRPGQNSPPEQDDNEGPVTKSIRLTAALILRNLVIYSTHGRRHLRAYEPHLAGVALSNVESSRTIAQVLYDMNDQSSSSHNR from the exons AATCCTTGCGCGATTACAACGGGCTTTCGGCGGATCTTTACAAGCCCTCGAATTACGACAAGCTCGCGCTATCGCTCCTGTCGCCGCTGCCAAACGAGCAGGACTTTGCCATCAACGTTTGCACCCTTTTGTCGAACGAGGGCAAGCACACTCTACGGCTGGACAAATATCCCCGATTAGTGAACATTCTTTTGGCGCACGCCGGTGTCTTCGACTCGCCCGGTACGCGGCAACTCTTTATCGAGGTGTACTCGCGCGTCCGCAACTATTCGATCAACTCCTTCTGGTCGGACGTGCTTGACTCCCAGGACGTGATAGATCTCACGAACGAAAGGACCTTTATGAAGAAGCCGCTCACAAGTCTGCCGACGTTCTCTAGACGGAAGACTTtggagaaggagaaggagagcAAGCAACAGGATGTCGCTGCGTCGACGACAGAGAACGAGGAGACGACGACGCTGATTGATATCGATGGG ATACTTCCAGATTGCTCACGATTGGATCTGCTTACGTCGGACGAAAGCCTGAGAGATCAAAACCAAAATTCCATTAAGTTCGAGGAGGAGGATAAGGATCTGTTTTGCGTCGGTAGGACATTAGGTACGCAGGATCCATATGGTCAGCGTGTGCTGCAAATCGCGTCGATCCTACGGAATCTCAGCTTTACGCCAGAGAACGCGGTGGTGTTAGGCAGGAATCGGTGTTTCCTGCGATTCGTCCTGTTGTGCGTGAGAGCGAGATGGAGTAATCTGCACCAGCTCGGCTTTGACGTACTAGGGAACATAGCGAACGAAATTATTCTAAAGGAGGCCGGCGAGAGGATAACGAACGTCGTTCTATCGTGTGTGGCCATGGGAATTGAGTCTCAGGACAGGTTTATCGTTATATCTTGTCTGGAGGTGCTTAACAAGATTAGCCAGCAGGACATCAACGAAGAAATTGTCACGTTTGGCTTGGCAGACAATGTATATGAACTTATATGCAG ATTTTTAGCCCTGAGCGACATAGCCCTTTTAGTATACACTTTGGAATGTTTATACGCTTTAACGTCACTGGGTGAAAGGCCATGCACGAGCGTCGCGCGAGTTCGTGGTGCCATCGACACCCTCGTCGCCCTCGTCACCGTGGAGGCGCAAAGTTACGGTCCAAAGGCTTGTATTCTCATGCGAGTGGTTGAAACAGTCTCCACAGTGGCGGCGCAACAAAACATTGCTGCGCAGGGCGCTGCTCCCGTTACTCCCGCTACGCCAGCTGCAACGACTACGTCTGTTTCTACTCCGTCTACTCCAGCGACGGTCACCGCAACAGTTACTGCATCACCTGCCAGTCCGGCATCATCTCGACCTACAACTCCCGCCGCGACCTCAACCAAGTCGACAACGCATA AAGCAGTGGAGACAGCTAATGCGATTCAACAGCAGAATGCGCATCAACAAATCATTCAGGAGAACGAGCAGTTTGCTTTAAATTGGGTGAGAGCGACCTTCGAGCTCGCGCCCGGTACACGCATTGAGCAGGAAGAGTTGTATAAAAAGTATCTCGGCTGCTGCACGAAAATCGGCAGACGAGGTGTGATAGCCCCGCTGCATTTTCCCAGATGCGTTAG ATCCGTTTTCGGCAGTATCGTGGGGCCGAATCCGTTGAAGGGAGAGAATACCGGTACCCAGTATTACGAAGGCATCCGTGTACGAGCGTCACCCACGCCGATCACTTATCCGAGCCAAACTACCGCTGCAGTCGCGACTAATACACTACCGATTCCGGCGGTCAACACTACTCCAGTAAAG GTATCAGTATCGCATCCGCATCTGAGCCAAGCGTTGCTAGCGAGCGGTTCCCAAACGCCgcaacaacagcaacagccACAGCCGCAACAACAGTCACAAAGTGTCCAGGTAGTTGTTAAGGAAGATAATCGAAGTGGCACTACGTCGAGTTCCATAATAAAAAGCCTATTGGCTACTAAGGTAACAATCAGCAGCGACTGCATGCCCAGTACTGCTGCGACTTGTGTGTCTACCCCTACTGCCTGTGTAACAAACACTACCGCTAGCATCGCATCCAGCATCAGTGCCAACCAGCTAATAACCAGCAACCAG GTTGCCCAACGCCAGCAGCAGCAGAGGTTATTGCAGCAACAAATGACGGGCGTAATGCAACCCGCCGCACCTGCAGCCACTCCAGCCACAATACTCCCAAAGACTCCCTTGAATGCTAAGCAGAAATCGGCACTCGCACCCATTCCTgccaaaaaaatacaaaggcTCAACGGGGCCAAGTTTGTTGTGACTAATAACTGCGAGAAG ACTGAAGTAAATGATAACGACAACGCCAATCAAATCGTTACATCTACCATCACTTCTACCACCACAATGATGATAAATTCGACTGAAAACCACATATCCTCTTCACCGGCCAAGGTCTGTCGACCGCCCTTGACAACGACTGTCGTCACCGTCGCCACTGCTACATCAAACAAGATTAATCAACGCACAACATATACTTCTATTGCCGAGGATTCGGACTCTACCAACAACTCGCTAGCGTCGAGTAGTGGCATCGGTGGCAGCAGGGACTGTTCCGGCGTCGGCGTCGAGGAGGAAAATATGTTGACGAGTTTTGAAGGTATTCTACTTAATGGCGCGCCGGCGAGCAACAACAATATGGATATCGATGCGCAGGAAGATGGCTCGTCCAAGGACTCGTCAAGCGTGAGTTCAAAAGATAAACCATTACAGAGTATGATGCTAGTGGATCTGTTAGAGAGAAAAGTCGACAAAGAGCCGATATTGAACGGTGTGCTCGGTAAAAATTCCATTAATGAAAAGGAGATGGATCTAGTGGAGAATCACATCAAGAAAGTGTTAAAAGAATCTCCTACCGAGATGAAACTAAAGACCGAGATGGAGGGTGGCAATATCATACAAAACGTTATACAGAATGAGGCATCCGAGGACACTCTGATCGAAGCGCCGCGAGGAATCAAGAGATCAGCTAGTGAGTCGGACGAATTGGATATCAAAAAGCCGAAATATTCCAATGGCACAATGTCGCCTGATCCAGCAGTCGACTCGACTACAGCGGAGTCCACGGTATCGAGTATAAAATCCGAGGAGCAAGACGATGATAAGGACAGCGAAAAAGCGACTGTTTCCTCCACCGCAGCGAATCTCTATGCCGCCTTGGCCGCTGATTGCATAGAAGACGAGACAGATCTGGAAGAACAAGTGAATGTCAACAAGGACACGATAAAGGAAACGACAGCGGCGACGATAGCAGCACCTCTTCCACCTCCTCCTCTTCATGTCAAAACGGACACGACGCCGACTATTCTTGTTAAGGAAGATCCACCAACTTTGCACATCAAGGAAGAGCCTCACATATTCATCAATCAAATCACTCAAGCACCGCAGCCACAACCATCGCTGCCGcatcaacagcagcagcaactcATAGTGACGGCGCCCAGGCAGATAGTCGTGCAACAGACGATTCCGAACAACCAAGTTATCATTCCCACCGCATCGGTAAAGGGAAGACCGCCCCCGAGTCAACCTCAAGTGCTACTACAACAGAGCGCTGGTGGGCAGCTACAATATGTAGTATCTGGTGGTGTACCCGGTCAAAACTATGTACTGGCGCAGCCTCAAACAGCTTTGGTGCAGGGTCAAGCTCAAACCGTTCTTGTGGCGCAGACGACGCAGCAACAGGGAACTGGTACCAAGACGATCATCATATTGCAACCGCAGGCCGCTGCACAGCCGACTCCACAGAAGATGGTGGCGGTAACGCCGCAAGGGCAGCAAGTGGTTGTGACGCAAGTGCCGCGACCAATTTTACAGAGTCCGGCGCTCGGCAACATTCCACCGCCTCTCGTACCAACGTCCGCTACTATTCCGCAAGCCTCCATTATAGTTAATAGTTCAGTGGCGCAGGCCAACCCGAACACAGTGACTGTTACAATCCCGGCAATGGCCCAGCAAACTCCGGTTTCCACCAGCGTGCCGTCCAGGGTGGTGACTCCTACTCCGGCATCAACGCCGCCGCCCACGAGACCGACGACGCCACACCAAGCGGCCGCCACTCACGGCATATCCGCGGTTAAGCCGCCAGTCGTCACGAAAGTCGTGAAGACGGTGAGTTCGTCGACCTCTACCGAGCCAGAGTCAAAACCCTCTACGAGCCAGCAACCAGCGTCGCAGACGCTATCGCAATCGTCGCAGGAGAATAAAACTATCACAATCAAAATCGACCCTAACGCTTATCTGTGCGAATGGCGAGGATGTCTTAG ACAATTTAAAACACCACACGAGGTCTACCTTCACGTTTGCGAGGCTCACTGTCCGACCGGTGGCGAGGAGATATTGTGTCTATGGGCGAGTTGCGATGCTCTCAAGAGACGCAGATTTTCGTTAATGACGCACCTTTACGATAGGCACTGCAACGCGGAT ACAATGTCGATAAGGAGGAAACAGTTGACGGTGACGGGTAAAACCGAAGTCTCCACATCCACACCTCCGACTCCGCATCATCCCGGATACGCACCCAATGCCGCATTCCATGCTATTAAACGGCACGCTCTGGAATTCGTTAATCCTAAGGAGTTAATG CAGCAGAGGCCGTCCAAGCCCGCTGCAGCCACCTCAACAAGCTCTTCTTCTCCCAGACCTGGGCAAAATTCTCCACCGGAACAG GATGACAACGAAGGTCCAGTGACCAAAAGTATTCGCCTAACGGCAGCTCTCATTCTTAGGAACCTAGTCATATACTCAACACATGGTAGAAG GCATCTTAGAGCGTACGAGCCACATTTGGCGGGCGTGGCGTTGAGCAATGTTGAATCATCGAGAACGATCGCACAAGTCCTGTACGACATGAACGACCAGAGTAGCAGTAGCCATAATAGGTGA
- the LOC126854440 gene encoding AT-rich interactive domain-containing protein 2 isoform X1, which produces MAKILNKDPVTYEKERENFLKDLRHFHETRGTLFKKTPKINGKDIDLYLLYVVVTAHGGWIKVNTRNEWASLCEQFHLPSGCINSGVGLKQIYLRYLDRYEKVHFLGEDGQQADDDDEDSRHRKWSARALHSVPLTYNHHQHNIAESLRDYNGLSADLYKPSNYDKLALSLLSPLPNEQDFAINVCTLLSNEGKHTLRLDKYPRLVNILLAHAGVFDSPGTRQLFIEVYSRVRNYSINSFWSDVLDSQDVIDLTNERTFMKKPLTSLPTFSRRKTLEKEKESKQQDVAASTTENEETTTLIDIDGILPDCSRLDLLTSDESLRDQNQNSIKFEEEDKDLFCVGRTLGTQDPYGQRVLQIASILRNLSFTPENAVVLGRNRCFLRFVLLCVRARWSNLHQLGFDVLGNIANEIILKEAGERITNVVLSCVAMGIESQDRFIVISCLEVLNKISQQDINEEIVTFGLADNVYELICRFLALSDIALLVYTLECLYALTSLGERPCTSVARVRGAIDTLVALVTVEAQSYGPKACILMRVVETVSTVAAQQNIAAQGAAPVTPATPAATTTSVSTPSTPATVTATVTASPASPASSRPTTPAATSTKSTTHKAVETANAIQQQNAHQQIIQENEQFALNWVRATFELAPGTRIEQEELYKKYLGCCTKIGRRGVIAPLHFPRCVRSVFGSIVGPNPLKGENTGTQYYEGIRVRASPTPITYPSQTTAAVATNTLPIPAVNTTPVKVLPVQQRTVKNISPAPDSTAAPQVDSPAASSGTQTTSTTPASPILKAQLSAPPKPSSNNTSSQSQNPVTKVDSKSQVSVSHPHLSQALLASGSQTPQQQQQPQPQQQSQSVQVVVKEDNRSGTTSSSIIKSLLATKVTISSDCMPSTAATCVSTPTACVTNTTASIASSISANQLITSNQVAQRQQQQRLLQQQMTGVMQPAAPAATPATILPKTPLNAKQKSALAPIPAKKIQRLNGAKFVVTNNCEKTEVNDNDNANQIVTSTITSTTTMMINSTENHISSSPAKVCRPPLTTTVVTVATATSNKINQRTTYTSIAEDSDSTNNSLASSSGIGGSRDCSGVGVEEENMLTSFEGILLNGAPASNNNMDIDAQEDGSSKDSSSVSSKDKPLQSMMLVDLLERKVDKEPILNGVLGKNSINEKEMDLVENHIKKVLKESPTEMKLKTEMEGGNIIQNVIQNEASEDTLIEAPRGIKRSASESDELDIKKPKYSNGTMSPDPAVDSTTAESTVSSIKSEEQDDDKDSEKATVSSTAANLYAALAADCIEDETDLEEQVNVNKDTIKETTAATIAAPLPPPPLHVKTDTTPTILVKEDPPTLHIKEEPHIFINQITQAPQPQPSLPHQQQQQLIVTAPRQIVVQQTIPNNQVIIPTASVKGRPPPSQPQVLLQQSAGGQLQYVVSGGVPGQNYVLAQPQTALVQGQAQTVLVAQTTQQQGTGTKTIIILQPQAAAQPTPQKMVAVTPQGQQVVVTQVPRPILQSPALGNIPPPLVPTSATIPQASIIVNSSVAQANPNTVTVTIPAMAQQTPVSTSVPSRVVTPTPASTPPPTRPTTPHQAAATHGISAVKPPVVTKVVKTVSSSTSTEPESKPSTSQQPASQTLSQSSQENKTITIKIDPNAYLCEWRGCLRQFKTPHEVYLHVCEAHCPTGGEEILCLWASCDALKRRRFSLMTHLYDRHCNADTMSIRRKQLTVTGKTEVSTSTPPTPHHPGYAPNAAFHAIKRHALEFVNPKELMQQRPSKPAAATSTSSSSPRPGQNSPPEQDDNEGPVTKSIRLTAALILRNLVIYSTHGRRHLRAYEPHLAGVALSNVESSRTIAQVLYDMNDQSSSSHNR; this is translated from the exons AATCCTTGCGCGATTACAACGGGCTTTCGGCGGATCTTTACAAGCCCTCGAATTACGACAAGCTCGCGCTATCGCTCCTGTCGCCGCTGCCAAACGAGCAGGACTTTGCCATCAACGTTTGCACCCTTTTGTCGAACGAGGGCAAGCACACTCTACGGCTGGACAAATATCCCCGATTAGTGAACATTCTTTTGGCGCACGCCGGTGTCTTCGACTCGCCCGGTACGCGGCAACTCTTTATCGAGGTGTACTCGCGCGTCCGCAACTATTCGATCAACTCCTTCTGGTCGGACGTGCTTGACTCCCAGGACGTGATAGATCTCACGAACGAAAGGACCTTTATGAAGAAGCCGCTCACAAGTCTGCCGACGTTCTCTAGACGGAAGACTTtggagaaggagaaggagagcAAGCAACAGGATGTCGCTGCGTCGACGACAGAGAACGAGGAGACGACGACGCTGATTGATATCGATGGG ATACTTCCAGATTGCTCACGATTGGATCTGCTTACGTCGGACGAAAGCCTGAGAGATCAAAACCAAAATTCCATTAAGTTCGAGGAGGAGGATAAGGATCTGTTTTGCGTCGGTAGGACATTAGGTACGCAGGATCCATATGGTCAGCGTGTGCTGCAAATCGCGTCGATCCTACGGAATCTCAGCTTTACGCCAGAGAACGCGGTGGTGTTAGGCAGGAATCGGTGTTTCCTGCGATTCGTCCTGTTGTGCGTGAGAGCGAGATGGAGTAATCTGCACCAGCTCGGCTTTGACGTACTAGGGAACATAGCGAACGAAATTATTCTAAAGGAGGCCGGCGAGAGGATAACGAACGTCGTTCTATCGTGTGTGGCCATGGGAATTGAGTCTCAGGACAGGTTTATCGTTATATCTTGTCTGGAGGTGCTTAACAAGATTAGCCAGCAGGACATCAACGAAGAAATTGTCACGTTTGGCTTGGCAGACAATGTATATGAACTTATATGCAG ATTTTTAGCCCTGAGCGACATAGCCCTTTTAGTATACACTTTGGAATGTTTATACGCTTTAACGTCACTGGGTGAAAGGCCATGCACGAGCGTCGCGCGAGTTCGTGGTGCCATCGACACCCTCGTCGCCCTCGTCACCGTGGAGGCGCAAAGTTACGGTCCAAAGGCTTGTATTCTCATGCGAGTGGTTGAAACAGTCTCCACAGTGGCGGCGCAACAAAACATTGCTGCGCAGGGCGCTGCTCCCGTTACTCCCGCTACGCCAGCTGCAACGACTACGTCTGTTTCTACTCCGTCTACTCCAGCGACGGTCACCGCAACAGTTACTGCATCACCTGCCAGTCCGGCATCATCTCGACCTACAACTCCCGCCGCGACCTCAACCAAGTCGACAACGCATA AAGCAGTGGAGACAGCTAATGCGATTCAACAGCAGAATGCGCATCAACAAATCATTCAGGAGAACGAGCAGTTTGCTTTAAATTGGGTGAGAGCGACCTTCGAGCTCGCGCCCGGTACACGCATTGAGCAGGAAGAGTTGTATAAAAAGTATCTCGGCTGCTGCACGAAAATCGGCAGACGAGGTGTGATAGCCCCGCTGCATTTTCCCAGATGCGTTAG ATCCGTTTTCGGCAGTATCGTGGGGCCGAATCCGTTGAAGGGAGAGAATACCGGTACCCAGTATTACGAAGGCATCCGTGTACGAGCGTCACCCACGCCGATCACTTATCCGAGCCAAACTACCGCTGCAGTCGCGACTAATACACTACCGATTCCGGCGGTCAACACTACTCCAGTAAAGGTGCTTCCCGTTCAACAGCGTACAGTCAAGAATATAAGTCCCGCACCCGATAGCACGGCCGCTCCCCAGGTCGATAGTCCCGCTGCGTCGTCCGGGACGCAAACGACCTCTACCACCCCCGCGTCTCCCATCCTCAAAGCCCAATTATCCGCACCGCCGAAACCCTCGTCCAACAACACCTCGAGCCAGTCCCAAAATCCAGTGACCAAGGTCGATTCTAAAAGTCAG GTATCAGTATCGCATCCGCATCTGAGCCAAGCGTTGCTAGCGAGCGGTTCCCAAACGCCgcaacaacagcaacagccACAGCCGCAACAACAGTCACAAAGTGTCCAGGTAGTTGTTAAGGAAGATAATCGAAGTGGCACTACGTCGAGTTCCATAATAAAAAGCCTATTGGCTACTAAGGTAACAATCAGCAGCGACTGCATGCCCAGTACTGCTGCGACTTGTGTGTCTACCCCTACTGCCTGTGTAACAAACACTACCGCTAGCATCGCATCCAGCATCAGTGCCAACCAGCTAATAACCAGCAACCAG GTTGCCCAACGCCAGCAGCAGCAGAGGTTATTGCAGCAACAAATGACGGGCGTAATGCAACCCGCCGCACCTGCAGCCACTCCAGCCACAATACTCCCAAAGACTCCCTTGAATGCTAAGCAGAAATCGGCACTCGCACCCATTCCTgccaaaaaaatacaaaggcTCAACGGGGCCAAGTTTGTTGTGACTAATAACTGCGAGAAG ACTGAAGTAAATGATAACGACAACGCCAATCAAATCGTTACATCTACCATCACTTCTACCACCACAATGATGATAAATTCGACTGAAAACCACATATCCTCTTCACCGGCCAAGGTCTGTCGACCGCCCTTGACAACGACTGTCGTCACCGTCGCCACTGCTACATCAAACAAGATTAATCAACGCACAACATATACTTCTATTGCCGAGGATTCGGACTCTACCAACAACTCGCTAGCGTCGAGTAGTGGCATCGGTGGCAGCAGGGACTGTTCCGGCGTCGGCGTCGAGGAGGAAAATATGTTGACGAGTTTTGAAGGTATTCTACTTAATGGCGCGCCGGCGAGCAACAACAATATGGATATCGATGCGCAGGAAGATGGCTCGTCCAAGGACTCGTCAAGCGTGAGTTCAAAAGATAAACCATTACAGAGTATGATGCTAGTGGATCTGTTAGAGAGAAAAGTCGACAAAGAGCCGATATTGAACGGTGTGCTCGGTAAAAATTCCATTAATGAAAAGGAGATGGATCTAGTGGAGAATCACATCAAGAAAGTGTTAAAAGAATCTCCTACCGAGATGAAACTAAAGACCGAGATGGAGGGTGGCAATATCATACAAAACGTTATACAGAATGAGGCATCCGAGGACACTCTGATCGAAGCGCCGCGAGGAATCAAGAGATCAGCTAGTGAGTCGGACGAATTGGATATCAAAAAGCCGAAATATTCCAATGGCACAATGTCGCCTGATCCAGCAGTCGACTCGACTACAGCGGAGTCCACGGTATCGAGTATAAAATCCGAGGAGCAAGACGATGATAAGGACAGCGAAAAAGCGACTGTTTCCTCCACCGCAGCGAATCTCTATGCCGCCTTGGCCGCTGATTGCATAGAAGACGAGACAGATCTGGAAGAACAAGTGAATGTCAACAAGGACACGATAAAGGAAACGACAGCGGCGACGATAGCAGCACCTCTTCCACCTCCTCCTCTTCATGTCAAAACGGACACGACGCCGACTATTCTTGTTAAGGAAGATCCACCAACTTTGCACATCAAGGAAGAGCCTCACATATTCATCAATCAAATCACTCAAGCACCGCAGCCACAACCATCGCTGCCGcatcaacagcagcagcaactcATAGTGACGGCGCCCAGGCAGATAGTCGTGCAACAGACGATTCCGAACAACCAAGTTATCATTCCCACCGCATCGGTAAAGGGAAGACCGCCCCCGAGTCAACCTCAAGTGCTACTACAACAGAGCGCTGGTGGGCAGCTACAATATGTAGTATCTGGTGGTGTACCCGGTCAAAACTATGTACTGGCGCAGCCTCAAACAGCTTTGGTGCAGGGTCAAGCTCAAACCGTTCTTGTGGCGCAGACGACGCAGCAACAGGGAACTGGTACCAAGACGATCATCATATTGCAACCGCAGGCCGCTGCACAGCCGACTCCACAGAAGATGGTGGCGGTAACGCCGCAAGGGCAGCAAGTGGTTGTGACGCAAGTGCCGCGACCAATTTTACAGAGTCCGGCGCTCGGCAACATTCCACCGCCTCTCGTACCAACGTCCGCTACTATTCCGCAAGCCTCCATTATAGTTAATAGTTCAGTGGCGCAGGCCAACCCGAACACAGTGACTGTTACAATCCCGGCAATGGCCCAGCAAACTCCGGTTTCCACCAGCGTGCCGTCCAGGGTGGTGACTCCTACTCCGGCATCAACGCCGCCGCCCACGAGACCGACGACGCCACACCAAGCGGCCGCCACTCACGGCATATCCGCGGTTAAGCCGCCAGTCGTCACGAAAGTCGTGAAGACGGTGAGTTCGTCGACCTCTACCGAGCCAGAGTCAAAACCCTCTACGAGCCAGCAACCAGCGTCGCAGACGCTATCGCAATCGTCGCAGGAGAATAAAACTATCACAATCAAAATCGACCCTAACGCTTATCTGTGCGAATGGCGAGGATGTCTTAG ACAATTTAAAACACCACACGAGGTCTACCTTCACGTTTGCGAGGCTCACTGTCCGACCGGTGGCGAGGAGATATTGTGTCTATGGGCGAGTTGCGATGCTCTCAAGAGACGCAGATTTTCGTTAATGACGCACCTTTACGATAGGCACTGCAACGCGGAT ACAATGTCGATAAGGAGGAAACAGTTGACGGTGACGGGTAAAACCGAAGTCTCCACATCCACACCTCCGACTCCGCATCATCCCGGATACGCACCCAATGCCGCATTCCATGCTATTAAACGGCACGCTCTGGAATTCGTTAATCCTAAGGAGTTAATG CAGCAGAGGCCGTCCAAGCCCGCTGCAGCCACCTCAACAAGCTCTTCTTCTCCCAGACCTGGGCAAAATTCTCCACCGGAACAG GATGACAACGAAGGTCCAGTGACCAAAAGTATTCGCCTAACGGCAGCTCTCATTCTTAGGAACCTAGTCATATACTCAACACATGGTAGAAG GCATCTTAGAGCGTACGAGCCACATTTGGCGGGCGTGGCGTTGAGCAATGTTGAATCATCGAGAACGATCGCACAAGTCCTGTACGACATGAACGACCAGAGTAGCAGTAGCCATAATAGGTGA